In a genomic window of Lycium ferocissimum isolate CSIRO_LF1 chromosome 9, AGI_CSIRO_Lferr_CH_V1, whole genome shotgun sequence:
- the LOC132029982 gene encoding F-box/FBD/LRR-repeat protein At1g13570-like isoform X4 — protein sequence MTTSGVDTISNLPSNILDGILGCLPLKDAVKTSILSKDWRYKWVTRQKLDFDGKFLMSFKDIQVAKTIIYQVLLLHKGPILKFTLQGPNVTSCPDISHWILFLSEKNVQEFTLHIFSGNEYHLPSQIFTFQQLWHLELGRCLFHPPPDFKGFEKLINLDLQCVIFDPAIIRNLISKCPLLERLRLNWCTDFDILEIDAANLKCFDFVGISKSICFKNTPMLRNVTVWLDSKVLTDPSPIYSNITKFFHYMPSLRELDLCGSTLEYLTMGGVPESPPTALNNVGSLRISSMYFRNAEEVSGNGRHCCGTCYTILSSPISLVWCCEAASKRADVLFFVEYHPMLDSNLKKLL from the exons ATGACAACATCTGGTGTAGATACAATTAGCAATCTGCCCAGTAATATTCTGGACGGAATTCTAGGGTGCTTGCCTTTGAAAGATGCAGTGAAGACTAGTATCTTGTCAAAAGATTGGAGGTACAAATGGGTAACACGTCAAAAACTTGATTTTGATGGTAAGTTTCTCATGTctttcaaagacattcaagtAGCCAAGACAATCATTTACCAAGTTCTACTACTCCATAAAGGACCAATACTAAAGTTTACACTCCAAGGTCCTAATGTGACAAGTTGTCCTGATATTAGTCATTGGATACTCTTCTTATCAGAGAAAAATGTCCAGGAATTCACCCTTCACATTTTCTCAGGCAACGAATATCATTTACCTTCTCAGATTTTTACATTCCAGCAACTATGGCATTTGGAACTTGGTCGATGCTTGTTCCACCCTCCACCTGATTTCAAAGGGTTTGAAAAGCTTATTAATCTTGATCTTCAGTGTGTCATTTTTGATCCAGCAATAATTAGGAATCTCATCTCCAAATGCCCATTGCTTGAAAGATTGAGGTTGAATTGGTGCACGGACTTTGACATTCTTGAAATTGATGCAGCTAATCTCAAATGCTTCGACTTTGTTGGTATATCGAAGTCCATTTGCTTTAAGAATACCCCTATGCTTAGAAACGTTACTGTGTGGCTCGATTCAAAAGTTTTGACGGATCCATCACCTATTTATTCTAATATTACAAAATTCTTCCATTACATGCCTTCCCTGCGGGAACTGGATCTATGCGGTTCAACATTAGAG TACTTGACTATGGGAGGTGTACCAGAGAGTCCCCCGACTGCTCTGAACAACGTCGGATCTCTCCGTATTTCGAgcatgtatttcagaaatgctgAGGAGGTTTCAG GAAACGGTAGGCACTGTTGTGGAACCTGTTATACAATTCTTTCGAGCCCAATCAGTCTCGTGTGGTGTTGTGAAGCTGCTTCAAAGCGTGCAGATGTGTTATT TTTTGTCGAGTATCACCCAATGTTAGATTCAAATTTGAAGAAGCTTTTATAG
- the LOC132029982 gene encoding F-box/FBD/LRR-repeat protein At1g13570-like isoform X3, which yields MTTSGVDTISNLPSNILDGILGCLPLKDAVKTSILSKDWRYKWVTRQKLDFDGKFLMSFKDIQVAKTIIYQVLLLHKGPILKFTLQGPNVTSCPDISHWILFLSEKNVQEFTLHIFSGNEYHLPSQIFTFQQLWHLELGRCLFHPPPDFKGFEKLINLDLQCVIFDPAIIRNLISKCPLLERLRLNWCTDFDILEIDAANLKCFDFVGISKSICFKNTPMLRNVTVWLDSKVLTDPSPIYSNITKFFHYMPSLRELDLCGSTLEYLTMGGVPESPPTALNNVGSLRISSMYFRNAEEVSGAVYLITSCPKLQELTIECETVGTVVEPVIQFFRAQSVSCGVVKLLQSVQMCYFLSSITQC from the exons ATGACAACATCTGGTGTAGATACAATTAGCAATCTGCCCAGTAATATTCTGGACGGAATTCTAGGGTGCTTGCCTTTGAAAGATGCAGTGAAGACTAGTATCTTGTCAAAAGATTGGAGGTACAAATGGGTAACACGTCAAAAACTTGATTTTGATGGTAAGTTTCTCATGTctttcaaagacattcaagtAGCCAAGACAATCATTTACCAAGTTCTACTACTCCATAAAGGACCAATACTAAAGTTTACACTCCAAGGTCCTAATGTGACAAGTTGTCCTGATATTAGTCATTGGATACTCTTCTTATCAGAGAAAAATGTCCAGGAATTCACCCTTCACATTTTCTCAGGCAACGAATATCATTTACCTTCTCAGATTTTTACATTCCAGCAACTATGGCATTTGGAACTTGGTCGATGCTTGTTCCACCCTCCACCTGATTTCAAAGGGTTTGAAAAGCTTATTAATCTTGATCTTCAGTGTGTCATTTTTGATCCAGCAATAATTAGGAATCTCATCTCCAAATGCCCATTGCTTGAAAGATTGAGGTTGAATTGGTGCACGGACTTTGACATTCTTGAAATTGATGCAGCTAATCTCAAATGCTTCGACTTTGTTGGTATATCGAAGTCCATTTGCTTTAAGAATACCCCTATGCTTAGAAACGTTACTGTGTGGCTCGATTCAAAAGTTTTGACGGATCCATCACCTATTTATTCTAATATTACAAAATTCTTCCATTACATGCCTTCCCTGCGGGAACTGGATCTATGCGGTTCAACATTAGAG TACTTGACTATGGGAGGTGTACCAGAGAGTCCCCCGACTGCTCTGAACAACGTCGGATCTCTCCGTATTTCGAgcatgtatttcagaaatgctgAGGAGGTTTCAGGTGCTGTCTACTTAATTACAAGTTGTCCTAAATTGCAAGAGCTTACAATTGAATGT GAAACGGTAGGCACTGTTGTGGAACCTGTTATACAATTCTTTCGAGCCCAATCAGTCTCGTGTGGTGTTGTGAAGCTGCTTCAAAGCGTGCAGATGTGTTATT TTTTGTCGAGTATCACCCAATGTTAG
- the LOC132029982 gene encoding F-box/FBD/LRR-repeat protein At1g13570-like isoform X1, which yields MTTSGVDTISNLPSNILDGILGCLPLKDAVKTSILSKDWRYKWVTRQKLDFDGKFLMSFKDIQVAKTIIYQVLLLHKGPILKFTLQGPNVTSCPDISHWILFLSEKNVQEFTLHIFSGNEYHLPSQIFTFQQLWHLELGRCLFHPPPDFKGFEKLINLDLQCVIFDPAIIRNLISKCPLLERLRLNWCTDFDILEIDAANLKCFDFVGISKSICFKNTPMLRNVTVWLDSKVLTDPSPIYSNITKFFHYMPSLRELDLCGSTLEYLTMGGVPESPPTALNNVGSLRISSMYFRNAEEVSGAVYLITSCPKLQELTIECETVGTVVEPVIQFFRAQSVSCGVVKLLQSVQMCYFTGFEMEMEFMKFILACAPVLEEIFIWNVAQYFHRGTKMMDEIKQFCRVSPNVRFKFEEAFIDPELP from the exons ATGACAACATCTGGTGTAGATACAATTAGCAATCTGCCCAGTAATATTCTGGACGGAATTCTAGGGTGCTTGCCTTTGAAAGATGCAGTGAAGACTAGTATCTTGTCAAAAGATTGGAGGTACAAATGGGTAACACGTCAAAAACTTGATTTTGATGGTAAGTTTCTCATGTctttcaaagacattcaagtAGCCAAGACAATCATTTACCAAGTTCTACTACTCCATAAAGGACCAATACTAAAGTTTACACTCCAAGGTCCTAATGTGACAAGTTGTCCTGATATTAGTCATTGGATACTCTTCTTATCAGAGAAAAATGTCCAGGAATTCACCCTTCACATTTTCTCAGGCAACGAATATCATTTACCTTCTCAGATTTTTACATTCCAGCAACTATGGCATTTGGAACTTGGTCGATGCTTGTTCCACCCTCCACCTGATTTCAAAGGGTTTGAAAAGCTTATTAATCTTGATCTTCAGTGTGTCATTTTTGATCCAGCAATAATTAGGAATCTCATCTCCAAATGCCCATTGCTTGAAAGATTGAGGTTGAATTGGTGCACGGACTTTGACATTCTTGAAATTGATGCAGCTAATCTCAAATGCTTCGACTTTGTTGGTATATCGAAGTCCATTTGCTTTAAGAATACCCCTATGCTTAGAAACGTTACTGTGTGGCTCGATTCAAAAGTTTTGACGGATCCATCACCTATTTATTCTAATATTACAAAATTCTTCCATTACATGCCTTCCCTGCGGGAACTGGATCTATGCGGTTCAACATTAGAG TACTTGACTATGGGAGGTGTACCAGAGAGTCCCCCGACTGCTCTGAACAACGTCGGATCTCTCCGTATTTCGAgcatgtatttcagaaatgctgAGGAGGTTTCAGGTGCTGTCTACTTAATTACAAGTTGTCCTAAATTGCAAGAGCTTACAATTGAATGT GAAACGGTAGGCACTGTTGTGGAACCTGTTATACAATTCTTTCGAGCCCAATCAGTCTCGTGTGGTGTTGTGAAGCTGCTTCAAAGCGTGCAGATGTGTTATTTTACTGGTTTTGAGATGGAAATGGAATTTATGAAGTTTATATTGGCATGTGCACCTGTATTGGAGGAGATCTTCATTTGGAATGTTGCTCAGTACTTTCATCGGGGTACAAAGATGATGGATGAGATTAAACAATTTTGTCGAGTATCACCCAATGTTAGATTCAAATTTGAAGAAGCTTTTATAGATCCGGAACTGCCATGA
- the LOC132029982 gene encoding F-box/FBD/LRR-repeat protein At1g13570-like isoform X2, which yields MTTSGVDTISNLPSNILDGILGCLPLKDAVKTSILSKDWRYKWVTRQKLDFDEKNVQEFTLHIFSGNEYHLPSQIFTFQQLWHLELGRCLFHPPPDFKGFEKLINLDLQCVIFDPAIIRNLISKCPLLERLRLNWCTDFDILEIDAANLKCFDFVGISKSICFKNTPMLRNVTVWLDSKVLTDPSPIYSNITKFFHYMPSLRELDLCGSTLEYLTMGGVPESPPTALNNVGSLRISSMYFRNAEEVSGAVYLITSCPKLQELTIECETVGTVVEPVIQFFRAQSVSCGVVKLLQSVQMCYFTGFEMEMEFMKFILACAPVLEEIFIWNVAQYFHRGTKMMDEIKQFCRVSPNVRFKFEEAFIDPELP from the exons ATGACAACATCTGGTGTAGATACAATTAGCAATCTGCCCAGTAATATTCTGGACGGAATTCTAGGGTGCTTGCCTTTGAAAGATGCAGTGAAGACTAGTATCTTGTCAAAAGATTGGAGGTACAAATGGGTAACACGTCAAAAACTTGATTTTGATG AGAAAAATGTCCAGGAATTCACCCTTCACATTTTCTCAGGCAACGAATATCATTTACCTTCTCAGATTTTTACATTCCAGCAACTATGGCATTTGGAACTTGGTCGATGCTTGTTCCACCCTCCACCTGATTTCAAAGGGTTTGAAAAGCTTATTAATCTTGATCTTCAGTGTGTCATTTTTGATCCAGCAATAATTAGGAATCTCATCTCCAAATGCCCATTGCTTGAAAGATTGAGGTTGAATTGGTGCACGGACTTTGACATTCTTGAAATTGATGCAGCTAATCTCAAATGCTTCGACTTTGTTGGTATATCGAAGTCCATTTGCTTTAAGAATACCCCTATGCTTAGAAACGTTACTGTGTGGCTCGATTCAAAAGTTTTGACGGATCCATCACCTATTTATTCTAATATTACAAAATTCTTCCATTACATGCCTTCCCTGCGGGAACTGGATCTATGCGGTTCAACATTAGAG TACTTGACTATGGGAGGTGTACCAGAGAGTCCCCCGACTGCTCTGAACAACGTCGGATCTCTCCGTATTTCGAgcatgtatttcagaaatgctgAGGAGGTTTCAGGTGCTGTCTACTTAATTACAAGTTGTCCTAAATTGCAAGAGCTTACAATTGAATGT GAAACGGTAGGCACTGTTGTGGAACCTGTTATACAATTCTTTCGAGCCCAATCAGTCTCGTGTGGTGTTGTGAAGCTGCTTCAAAGCGTGCAGATGTGTTATTTTACTGGTTTTGAGATGGAAATGGAATTTATGAAGTTTATATTGGCATGTGCACCTGTATTGGAGGAGATCTTCATTTGGAATGTTGCTCAGTACTTTCATCGGGGTACAAAGATGATGGATGAGATTAAACAATTTTGTCGAGTATCACCCAATGTTAGATTCAAATTTGAAGAAGCTTTTATAGATCCGGAACTGCCATGA